A single window of Cataglyphis hispanica isolate Lineage 1 chromosome 2, ULB_Chis1_1.0, whole genome shotgun sequence DNA harbors:
- the LOC126858807 gene encoding acyl-CoA-binding protein homolog isoform X1: MSLDQQFEAAAAAIKELTIRPTNEELLELYALFKQATIGDNNTSKPGMLDLKGKAKWDAWNKKKDTSQEIAKQTYIDYVNQLLEKYK; this comes from the exons caATTTGAAGCAGCTGCTGCAGCTATAAAGGAGCTTACAATACGTCCTACTAATGAGGAGCTTTTGGAACTTTACGCTTTATTTAAACAAGCTACAATTGGCgataataatacat CTAAACCTGGTATGCTGGATTTGAAAGGAAAAGCAAAGTGGGATGCCtggaataagaaaaaagacacTTCGCAAGAAATAGCGAAGCAAACGTACATCGATTATGTCAATCAATtgctcgaaaaatataaataa
- the LOC126858762 gene encoding cationic amino acid transporter 2 isoform X2, which produces MKWKLRDVYKVFSRKKVVDITQDSKLARVLSTLDLTALGIGSTLGVGVYVLAGTVARSTAGPAVVISFAIAAIASMFAGLCYAEFGARVPRAGSAYVYSYVTMGEFVAFLIGWTLILEYVIGSASVVRGLSTYVDALFNNSMRNAFESAAHIDINHLSSYPDFFAFGITLLFSVALAFGAKESSLANNFFTLVNLSVVLFVIIAGSFKANISNWKTETKCTETDCKFGTGGFMPYGISGVISGAATCFYGFIGFDCVATTGEEAKYPQRSIPIAIVASLTIVFLAYFGVSVVLTTVLPYYEQDPEAPFPHLFKTIGWEWAKWLVSIGAICGLCASLLGAMFPLPRVIYAMASDGLIFKWMGKVSSRFQTPIMGTLSAGLLTGILAAIFELTQLVNMMSIGTLLAYSIVASCVLILRYEESDAYEKKGDRDPRTFIFVMKQLVNANKLNHSTKLTAQIVTSLVFCYIVLCFGIAILLSMYITEINDGKPTFIVPLTVLSGALVLTLCFIYFQPVSGKKLTFSVPLVPFLPAISILINIYLMTMLDKMTWVRFAVWMVVGLGIYFVYGVRHSKIRQLKLPARSSDNDNSWKDADFSHAT; this is translated from the exons ATGAAGTGGAAACTCCGTGATGTGTACAAAGTGTTTAGTCGTAAAAAGGTAGTGGACATTACTCAAGACTCTAAACTGGCGAGAGTTTTGTCGACTCTCGATCTCACAGCCTTAGGAATTGGCTCTACTCTGGGAGTAGGTGTATATGTTCTCGCAGGAACTGTTGCAAGATCCACCGCTGGTCCTGCCGTGGTCATTTCATTTGCTATCGCCGCGATAGCATCGATGTTCGCAG GACTCTGTTATGCCGAATTCGGTGCACGAGTGCCGCGTGCCGGATCCGCATACGTTTACAGCTATGTCACAATGGGTGAATTTGTAGCATTTCTCATCGGCTGGACGTTAATATTGGAGTACGTCATCGGTTCTGCTAGCGTGGTACGCGGTCTCAGCACGTATGTCGACGCGCTTTTCAACAATAGCATGAGGAATGCCTTTGAGTCGGCGGCGCATATCGACATTAATCATCTATCGTCGTATCCAGACTTTTTCGCGTTTGGCATTACCCTGCTATTCTCAG TCGCGCTTGCTTTTGGAGCCAAGGAATCTTCGCtagcaaacaattttttcacgtTGGTGAATCTCTCTGTCGTACTTTTCGTCATAATTGCCGGTTCTTTTAAAG ctAATATTAGCAATTGGAAAACGGAGACCAAGTGCACCGAGACGGATTGCAAATTTGGAACCGGCGGATTCATGCCTTATGGCATATCAGGCGTCATTAGTGGCGCAGCCACGTGCTTTTACGGATTCATCGGCTTCGATTGCGTGGCCACTACGGGGGAAGAGGCCAAATATCCACAACGATCCATCCCCATAGCGATTGTCGCGTCTCTGACGATCGTCTTCTTGGCGTACTTTGGCGTCTCGGTAGTACTCACCACTGTGTTACCGTACTATGAGCAGGATCCTGAAGCACCGTTTCCCCATTTGTTCAAAACGATAGGGTGGGAATGGGCTAAGTGGCTCGTGTCAATCGGAGCGATTTGCGGACTATGTGCCAG TCTCTTAGGCGCGATGTTTCCGCTACCGCGAGTGATCTACGCCATGGCTTCAGACGGATTAATCTTTAAGTGGATGGGCAAAGTAAGCTCACGATTCCAGACTCCGATCATGGGCACGCTTTCCGCCGGGCTTCTTACAG gCATTTTAGCGGCGATATTTGAACTCACGCAATTAGTCAATATGATGAGCATCGGCACGCTGCTGGCATATTCGATTGTGGCTTCTTGCGTACTTATTTTACG atacGAAGAAAGCGATGCATACGAGAAGAAAGGCGATCGTGATCCAAggacttttatatttgttatgaaaCAACTGGTGAACGCGAACAAATTAAATCATTCCACGAAACTTACGGCGCAGATCGTTACCTCTCTCGTATTTTGTTACA TCGTTCTTTGTTTTGGAATCGCTATTTTGTTATCAATGTATATAACCGAAATCAATGATGGAAAACCAACTTTCATAGTACCACTCACTGTTTTATCTGGCGCACTCGTGCTTACTCTctgtttcatttatttccaACCGGTTTCCGGCAAGAAACTCACATTTTcg GTGCCGTTAGTACCATTCTTGCCGGCGATCAGTATACTTATCAACATTTATCTTATGACGATGTTGGATAAAATGACATGGGTACGATTTGCTGTGTGGATGGTAGTTG GTTTgggtatatattttgtgtacgGCGTGCGGCACAGTAAAATTCGACAATTAAAGTTGCCAGCGAGATCAAGCGATAACGATAATTCATGGAAAGACGCTGACTTTTCTCATGCCACATGA
- the LOC126858762 gene encoding cationic amino acid transporter 2 isoform X1 translates to MDCALTKLVMLYNMKWKLRDVYKVFSRKKVVDITQDSKLARVLSTLDLTALGIGSTLGVGVYVLAGTVARSTAGPAVVISFAIAAIASMFAGLCYAEFGARVPRAGSAYVYSYVTMGEFVAFLIGWTLILEYVIGSASVVRGLSTYVDALFNNSMRNAFESAAHIDINHLSSYPDFFAFGITLLFSVALAFGAKESSLANNFFTLVNLSVVLFVIIAGSFKANISNWKTETKCTETDCKFGTGGFMPYGISGVISGAATCFYGFIGFDCVATTGEEAKYPQRSIPIAIVASLTIVFLAYFGVSVVLTTVLPYYEQDPEAPFPHLFKTIGWEWAKWLVSIGAICGLCASLLGAMFPLPRVIYAMASDGLIFKWMGKVSSRFQTPIMGTLSAGLLTGILAAIFELTQLVNMMSIGTLLAYSIVASCVLILRYEESDAYEKKGDRDPRTFIFVMKQLVNANKLNHSTKLTAQIVTSLVFCYIVLCFGIAILLSMYITEINDGKPTFIVPLTVLSGALVLTLCFIYFQPVSGKKLTFSVPLVPFLPAISILINIYLMTMLDKMTWVRFAVWMVVGLGIYFVYGVRHSKIRQLKLPARSSDNDNSWKDADFSHAT, encoded by the exons ATGGATTGTGCTTTAACAAAACTCGTCATG TTGTATAACATGAAGTGGAAACTCCGTGATGTGTACAAAGTGTTTAGTCGTAAAAAGGTAGTGGACATTACTCAAGACTCTAAACTGGCGAGAGTTTTGTCGACTCTCGATCTCACAGCCTTAGGAATTGGCTCTACTCTGGGAGTAGGTGTATATGTTCTCGCAGGAACTGTTGCAAGATCCACCGCTGGTCCTGCCGTGGTCATTTCATTTGCTATCGCCGCGATAGCATCGATGTTCGCAG GACTCTGTTATGCCGAATTCGGTGCACGAGTGCCGCGTGCCGGATCCGCATACGTTTACAGCTATGTCACAATGGGTGAATTTGTAGCATTTCTCATCGGCTGGACGTTAATATTGGAGTACGTCATCGGTTCTGCTAGCGTGGTACGCGGTCTCAGCACGTATGTCGACGCGCTTTTCAACAATAGCATGAGGAATGCCTTTGAGTCGGCGGCGCATATCGACATTAATCATCTATCGTCGTATCCAGACTTTTTCGCGTTTGGCATTACCCTGCTATTCTCAG TCGCGCTTGCTTTTGGAGCCAAGGAATCTTCGCtagcaaacaattttttcacgtTGGTGAATCTCTCTGTCGTACTTTTCGTCATAATTGCCGGTTCTTTTAAAG ctAATATTAGCAATTGGAAAACGGAGACCAAGTGCACCGAGACGGATTGCAAATTTGGAACCGGCGGATTCATGCCTTATGGCATATCAGGCGTCATTAGTGGCGCAGCCACGTGCTTTTACGGATTCATCGGCTTCGATTGCGTGGCCACTACGGGGGAAGAGGCCAAATATCCACAACGATCCATCCCCATAGCGATTGTCGCGTCTCTGACGATCGTCTTCTTGGCGTACTTTGGCGTCTCGGTAGTACTCACCACTGTGTTACCGTACTATGAGCAGGATCCTGAAGCACCGTTTCCCCATTTGTTCAAAACGATAGGGTGGGAATGGGCTAAGTGGCTCGTGTCAATCGGAGCGATTTGCGGACTATGTGCCAG TCTCTTAGGCGCGATGTTTCCGCTACCGCGAGTGATCTACGCCATGGCTTCAGACGGATTAATCTTTAAGTGGATGGGCAAAGTAAGCTCACGATTCCAGACTCCGATCATGGGCACGCTTTCCGCCGGGCTTCTTACAG gCATTTTAGCGGCGATATTTGAACTCACGCAATTAGTCAATATGATGAGCATCGGCACGCTGCTGGCATATTCGATTGTGGCTTCTTGCGTACTTATTTTACG atacGAAGAAAGCGATGCATACGAGAAGAAAGGCGATCGTGATCCAAggacttttatatttgttatgaaaCAACTGGTGAACGCGAACAAATTAAATCATTCCACGAAACTTACGGCGCAGATCGTTACCTCTCTCGTATTTTGTTACA TCGTTCTTTGTTTTGGAATCGCTATTTTGTTATCAATGTATATAACCGAAATCAATGATGGAAAACCAACTTTCATAGTACCACTCACTGTTTTATCTGGCGCACTCGTGCTTACTCTctgtttcatttatttccaACCGGTTTCCGGCAAGAAACTCACATTTTcg GTGCCGTTAGTACCATTCTTGCCGGCGATCAGTATACTTATCAACATTTATCTTATGACGATGTTGGATAAAATGACATGGGTACGATTTGCTGTGTGGATGGTAGTTG GTTTgggtatatattttgtgtacgGCGTGCGGCACAGTAAAATTCGACAATTAAAGTTGCCAGCGAGATCAAGCGATAACGATAATTCATGGAAAGACGCTGACTTTTCTCATGCCACATGA